The following are encoded together in the Desulfofundulus luciae genome:
- a CDS encoding sensor histidine kinase: protein MRSITWRLTFWYAGILMAILIICGMAVFWVMRYLLFTEAIREVQAAVVRIQNMTNPEQENGINDENGNYNHVDLDDPELTASADNGILWVQITTPDGRVLNSSRALRDVVLAPGYAGPPVLTELNGQEVILAGAHLTGGALVQVARPLGREKMFLEILAGVLGLLALGGLGLAVAGGWVITRAALRPVHGLIRTARQISTTDLSRRIKLCGPRDELYTLAETFNQMLDRLEQGFRSQQEFVAAASHDLRTPLTVVKSYTDLLNRWGKDDPAVVEESVQAMAKAVGVMERLVNDLLLLARMQAGPSLDPAPVALDELAEETVQEARTLSHDVTVKLGPVERAVVAADEDYLRRALWALVDNAIKYNRPGGEVTLTVTINRAQNEAAISVTDTGPGIDERDLPRIFDRFYRADPSRGQVRGFGLGLPLAKEIVEAHGGRISVESRPGQGSRFTIVMPLLFQQAGC, encoded by the coding sequence GTGCGTTCCATTACCTGGCGGCTCACTTTCTGGTACGCCGGAATTTTAATGGCTATCTTAATTATCTGCGGCATGGCTGTGTTCTGGGTGATGCGTTACCTGCTCTTCACAGAAGCGATTCGGGAAGTGCAGGCGGCCGTGGTAAGAATCCAGAATATGACCAATCCCGAACAGGAAAACGGTATTAATGATGAAAACGGCAATTATAATCATGTGGACCTGGATGACCCGGAATTAACGGCTTCAGCCGATAACGGTATACTCTGGGTGCAAATCACTACTCCGGACGGGCGGGTATTGAACAGTTCAAGGGCTTTGAGGGATGTTGTTCTGGCTCCGGGTTATGCCGGTCCACCCGTCCTGACCGAGTTGAACGGACAAGAAGTAATCCTGGCCGGAGCACATCTAACGGGTGGTGCACTGGTTCAGGTGGCCCGTCCGCTGGGTAGGGAGAAAATGTTTCTGGAGATACTGGCCGGGGTTCTCGGATTGCTGGCCCTGGGGGGGCTGGGGCTGGCCGTAGCCGGGGGGTGGGTAATTACGCGGGCAGCTTTAAGACCGGTGCATGGTCTGATCAGAACAGCCAGGCAGATCAGCACAACTGACCTCAGCCGCCGAATCAAGTTGTGCGGTCCAAGGGATGAGCTGTATACCCTGGCGGAAACCTTTAATCAAATGCTGGACAGGCTGGAGCAGGGGTTTCGCAGTCAGCAGGAGTTTGTGGCTGCAGCCTCCCATGATCTGCGTACGCCCCTGACGGTGGTTAAGAGTTATACTGATTTGCTGAACCGGTGGGGAAAGGATGACCCGGCGGTGGTGGAGGAATCCGTCCAGGCCATGGCTAAAGCGGTAGGGGTTATGGAGAGGCTGGTCAATGACCTGTTGCTTCTGGCCCGCATGCAGGCCGGGCCATCTCTTGATCCTGCACCGGTAGCCCTGGACGAACTGGCTGAAGAAACGGTACAGGAGGCCAGGACGTTGTCTCACGATGTAACGGTGAAGCTGGGTCCCGTGGAGCGGGCGGTGGTGGCTGCCGACGAAGATTACCTTCGCCGCGCCCTGTGGGCACTGGTGGACAATGCCATCAAGTATAACCGGCCCGGTGGCGAAGTAACGCTAACTGTGACCATCAATAGGGCTCAAAATGAAGCCGCTATCTCTGTTACTGATACCGGGCCGGGTATTGACGAGAGAGATTTACCCAGAATATTCGACCGTTTTTACCGGGCAGACCCGTCGCGCGGCCAGGTCAGGGGCTTCGGACTGGGTCTTCCCCTGGCCAAAGAGATCGTGGAAGCTCACGGGGGGCGCATTTCAGTGGAAAGCCGGCCCGGCCAGGGGAGCCGTTTTACTATAGTAATGCCCCTGTTGTTCCAGCAAGCAGGTTGCTAA
- a CDS encoding response regulator transcription factor codes for MDEKVKPRILVVEDEASLARFLQLELNHEGYQVETAQNGYEALGRIGEAGWDLVLLDLMLPGLDGFEVCRRIREQADVPIIMLTARDATLDKVKGLDTGADDYITKPFAVEELLARIRAKLRRAGTARQEGDKLVIGDLVIRRGTRQVTRSGQIIPLTRREFDLLAYLAENAGLVLSRETILNRVWGFDYCGNTNVVDVYIRYLRAKIDEPFPTRLLHTVRGVGYTLREEK; via the coding sequence ATGGATGAGAAGGTTAAGCCGCGCATCCTGGTGGTGGAAGATGAGGCCAGTCTGGCCCGTTTTCTTCAACTGGAACTGAACCACGAGGGTTACCAGGTGGAAACGGCCCAAAACGGCTATGAGGCACTGGGCAGGATCGGTGAGGCAGGATGGGACCTGGTCCTTCTGGACCTGATGTTGCCGGGATTGGACGGTTTTGAGGTTTGCCGCCGGATTCGGGAACAGGCGGACGTACCCATCATCATGCTTACGGCCCGGGATGCCACGCTGGACAAAGTGAAGGGTCTGGATACAGGAGCAGATGATTACATTACCAAGCCCTTCGCGGTGGAGGAACTGCTGGCCAGGATCCGGGCAAAGCTGCGCCGTGCGGGTACAGCACGGCAGGAGGGGGACAAACTGGTCATAGGCGACCTGGTCATTCGCCGGGGTACGCGACAGGTAACCAGGAGCGGCCAGATCATTCCCCTGACCAGGCGGGAATTTGACCTGCTGGCCTACCTGGCCGAGAATGCCGGGCTCGTTTTGAGCCGGGAGACCATTTTAAACCGGGTCTGGGGATTTGATTATTGCGGAAATACCAATGTTGTGGACGTTTACATACGTTATCTGCGGGCTAAAATAGATGAACCTTTTCCCACCCGGTTGTTGCACACCGTGCGCGGGGTGGGTTACACGCTGCGGGAGGAAAAATAA
- a CDS encoding PepSY domain-containing protein yields MNKKLMAYLASGILLLGAAAGLGTYQARTAQAATTAVQATAPAAAATQIDTRQQQQQRDLQNPSYTASIRTANPQNAGEKKGQDNEAAESSSLQSLAKITPAQARASALQAVPGKVIKVSLDNENGNVVYSVEVQTSPL; encoded by the coding sequence ATGAATAAGAAATTAATGGCTTACCTGGCTTCCGGCATCCTGCTCCTGGGAGCAGCCGCCGGCCTGGGCACCTATCAGGCCCGGACGGCGCAGGCGGCAACTACGGCGGTTCAAGCCACCGCACCGGCGGCCGCCGCAACTCAAATAGACACCCGGCAACAGCAGCAGCAACGGGATTTGCAAAATCCATCCTATACCGCCTCCATCCGCACGGCAAATCCACAGAACGCCGGCGAAAAAAAGGGCCAGGACAACGAAGCGGCGGAAAGCAGTTCCCTGCAGTCGCTGGCAAAAATTACCCCTGCACAGGCCAGGGCCAGCGCTTTACAGGCGGTACCCGGCAAAGTAATCAAGGTGTCCCTGGACAATGAAAACGGCAATGTGGTATACAGCGTGGAAGTACAAACGTCACCATTATAG
- a CDS encoding phosphatase PAP2 family protein, with amino-acid sequence MALGIIITLLILRRPLWEPLFLTAATTGSWFMEELLKWGFHRPRPAVDQLVHASGYSFPSGHSTVGMAFFGAVAFLLWTHVHQARLRLLTTGIFALLILCIGISRIYLGVHYPSDVLAGFAVGGTWLTLCTMALGIAAGNIKRPPDREGGGG; translated from the coding sequence ATGGCCCTGGGGATAATCATCACCCTTCTTATCCTGCGGCGGCCACTGTGGGAGCCGTTATTCCTTACTGCTGCCACAACCGGAAGCTGGTTTATGGAGGAGCTTTTAAAATGGGGCTTCCACCGTCCCCGGCCAGCCGTGGACCAATTGGTGCACGCATCAGGCTACAGTTTCCCCAGTGGCCATTCTACGGTAGGCATGGCCTTTTTCGGAGCCGTTGCCTTTTTACTCTGGACCCACGTGCACCAGGCCCGCCTGCGCCTCTTAACAACGGGTATATTCGCCCTACTCATCCTCTGCATCGGCATCAGCCGGATCTACCTGGGCGTGCATTACCCCAGCGATGTGCTGGCTGGTTTTGCAGTCGGTGGAACCTGGTTAACGCTGTGTACAATGGCTCTGGGGATTGCTGCCGGCAATATAAAAAGGCCGCCGGATCGAGAAGGAGGAGGCGGCTAG
- a CDS encoding transcriptional regulator, translating to MTGISLVEYFQKVSERLPTEAERVLLALMEQGSMNKEELSLTAKVKRAVLDHVVMQLYALGLVDVSTEGKSKICSVTKLGGDFLTLIKKAS from the coding sequence GTGACGGGAATCAGTCTGGTGGAGTACTTTCAGAAAGTGAGTGAACGCCTGCCTACTGAAGCGGAAAGGGTCCTTCTTGCCCTGATGGAACAGGGCAGCATGAACAAGGAGGAACTTTCCCTGACGGCGAAAGTAAAAAGGGCCGTTTTAGACCACGTGGTCATGCAGCTCTATGCCCTGGGCCTGGTTGATGTCTCCACCGAAGGCAAGAGTAAAATCTGCAGTGTGACCAAACTGGGCGGAGACTTTTTAACTCTGATCAAGAAGGCCAGCTAA
- the trxA gene encoding thioredoxin, which produces MASENIHTLTDATFREFVAAAQVPVLVDFWAEWCGPCKMIAPVVEEIAAEYAGKVQVAKLNVDENQKTPADYKVISIPTLIVFKNGQEIERSIGFKTKKEIKALLDKHL; this is translated from the coding sequence GTGGCCAGCGAGAATATTCATACCTTAACAGACGCTACTTTCAGAGAGTTTGTGGCAGCGGCCCAGGTTCCCGTACTGGTGGACTTCTGGGCTGAGTGGTGCGGCCCGTGTAAGATGATTGCCCCGGTGGTGGAGGAAATAGCTGCGGAATATGCAGGCAAGGTGCAGGTGGCCAAGCTGAACGTAGATGAAAACCAGAAAACACCGGCAGACTATAAAGTTATCAGCATCCCTACTCTGATCGTCTTTAAGAATGGACAGGAAATAGAGCGTTCCATTGGTTTCAAAACTAAAAAGGAGATCAAGGCCCTGCTTGACAAGCACTTATAA
- a CDS encoding tRNA threonylcarbamoyladenosine dehydratase translates to MKGRFSRTGLLIGERGLQILAGSRVAVFGLGGVGSHAAEALARAGVGNLVLVDFDRVCPSNINRQLHALTSTVGEPKVLLMAERAKLINPYIQVEARVERYLPGLAEQFFNPAPDYVVDAIDDVPAKVDLIASCVLANIPVVSSMGTGNKLDPAAFKVADISQTAVCPLARVVRRRLRQLGITSGVTVVFSTEPPRRCGSGGKSPAVPGSISFVPPVAGFILAGLVVRGLLACNGYTV, encoded by the coding sequence GTGAAAGGGCGTTTTTCACGCACGGGGCTGCTAATCGGGGAAAGAGGTCTGCAAATACTCGCCGGGAGCCGGGTGGCCGTTTTCGGCCTGGGCGGGGTGGGTTCCCACGCTGCCGAGGCCCTGGCCCGGGCCGGGGTGGGGAATCTGGTGCTGGTGGACTTTGACCGGGTTTGCCCCAGCAACATAAACCGCCAGCTTCACGCCCTGACTTCTACCGTGGGAGAACCCAAGGTCCTGTTAATGGCGGAACGGGCGAAGCTCATTAACCCGTACATCCAGGTCGAAGCGAGAGTGGAACGTTATTTGCCCGGACTGGCAGAGCAGTTTTTCAACCCTGCACCCGATTATGTGGTCGATGCCATTGACGATGTTCCCGCCAAGGTTGATCTCATTGCCAGTTGTGTTCTCGCGAACATTCCGGTGGTTTCCAGTATGGGGACGGGCAATAAGCTTGACCCTGCTGCCTTTAAGGTGGCGGATATTTCCCAGACCGCCGTTTGTCCCCTGGCCCGGGTAGTCCGGCGCCGCTTGCGCCAGTTGGGCATTACTTCCGGGGTAACCGTGGTTTTTTCTACGGAGCCTCCCAGGCGGTGCGGGTCCGGGGGCAAAAGCCCTGCGGTGCCGGGGAGCATTTCCTTTGTGCCGCCGGTAGCCGGGTTTATCCTGGCCGGGCTGGTCGTACGCGGTCTGTTGGCCTGTAATGGTTATACTGTGTAA
- the aspS gene encoding aspartate--tRNA ligase — MIETMQGLKRTHHCGLLRREHAGQTVVLMGWVQRRRDHGGLIFIDLRDRSGLVQVVFSPDRAGRAFAKAEAVRNEYVLAVVGQVEARPAGTENPNLATGEIEVVARDMRILNQAKTPPFYIEDGVDVDENVRLRYRYLDLRRPEMQRALILRHRAAKVVRDFLDRHGFLEIETPVLTRSTPEGARDFLVPSRLNPGRFYALPQSPQLFKQILMVAGMERYFQITRCFRDEDLRADRQPEFTQIDIEMSFVDVDDVLELMEEMMAYLFRETIGVEVPRPFPRLSYQEAMDRFGTDKPDTRFGMELRDVTDIVAGCGFKVFASAVAAGGQVKGINAKGCAHFFSRKDIDDLTAFVANYRARGLAYFFVTPEGVKSPVAKFFTGEEIEAILKRLEAEPGDLLLFVADQPAVVAASLGALRLQLARRLDLIPGDTFNFLWVVDFPLLEYDEEEKRFVAVHHPFTSPREEDIPLLKTEPGRVRARAYDLVLNGMEVGGGSIRIHRRDVQEQMFAAIGLSPEEAREKFGFMLEAFEYGTPPHGGIAFGFDRLVMLMAGKKTIRDVIAFPKTQSATDLMTHAPGEVSPEQLKELHIRVHLPPEVKVK; from the coding sequence ATGATCGAGACGATGCAAGGTTTGAAACGCACCCATCACTGTGGCCTGCTGCGTCGTGAGCACGCCGGCCAGACAGTGGTGTTGATGGGCTGGGTGCAGCGCCGCCGGGATCACGGGGGCCTGATCTTTATTGACCTGCGGGACCGTTCCGGCCTGGTGCAGGTGGTCTTCAGCCCGGACCGGGCCGGCCGGGCTTTTGCAAAAGCCGAGGCCGTGCGCAATGAGTACGTCCTGGCCGTGGTCGGGCAGGTGGAGGCCCGCCCTGCCGGCACGGAAAACCCAAACCTGGCCACCGGTGAAATTGAGGTAGTGGCCCGGGACATGCGCATTTTAAACCAGGCTAAAACCCCGCCCTTTTACATTGAGGACGGGGTGGATGTGGATGAAAACGTGCGCCTGCGTTACCGTTACCTGGATCTGAGGCGTCCGGAAATGCAGCGGGCTCTCATTTTAAGGCACCGGGCGGCCAAGGTGGTGCGGGATTTTCTGGATAGGCATGGTTTTCTGGAGATTGAAACTCCCGTGCTTACCCGGAGCACTCCCGAGGGTGCTCGAGATTTCCTGGTACCCAGCCGTTTAAACCCGGGACGCTTTTATGCCCTTCCCCAGTCCCCCCAGCTTTTCAAGCAGATCCTGATGGTGGCCGGCATGGAGCGGTATTTCCAGATCACCCGCTGTTTCCGGGACGAGGATTTGCGGGCCGACCGCCAGCCCGAGTTTACCCAGATCGACATTGAGATGTCCTTTGTGGATGTGGACGATGTCCTGGAACTGATGGAGGAAATGATGGCTTACCTGTTCCGGGAAACCATCGGGGTGGAGGTGCCCCGGCCATTTCCCCGCCTGTCCTATCAGGAAGCCATGGATCGTTTTGGCACCGACAAGCCCGACACACGCTTCGGGATGGAATTGAGGGACGTGACAGACATCGTGGCCGGGTGCGGCTTCAAGGTTTTTGCTTCGGCGGTAGCGGCCGGCGGGCAGGTGAAGGGGATTAACGCCAAAGGTTGCGCCCATTTCTTCAGCCGCAAGGACATTGACGATTTAACCGCCTTTGTGGCCAATTACCGTGCCCGGGGCCTGGCCTACTTTTTCGTTACCCCAGAGGGGGTAAAGTCGCCTGTCGCCAAGTTTTTTACCGGTGAGGAAATCGAGGCCATCTTAAAACGTTTGGAAGCCGAGCCGGGGGACCTGCTGCTTTTCGTGGCGGATCAGCCGGCGGTGGTGGCCGCTTCCCTGGGGGCGTTACGCCTGCAACTGGCCCGGCGCCTGGACCTGATCCCCGGGGATACCTTTAACTTCCTCTGGGTGGTGGATTTTCCCCTCCTGGAATATGACGAGGAGGAAAAACGTTTCGTCGCCGTTCATCACCCCTTCACTTCCCCCCGGGAAGAGGATATTCCTCTCTTAAAGACGGAGCCGGGGCGGGTGCGTGCCCGGGCCTATGATCTGGTTCTAAATGGTATGGAGGTGGGTGGGGGCAGCATCCGCATTCACCGCCGGGACGTGCAGGAGCAAATGTTTGCCGCGATCGGGCTGAGCCCCGAAGAGGCCCGGGAAAAATTCGGGTTTATGCTGGAAGCCTTTGAATACGGTACGCCTCCCCACGGTGGCATTGCCTTTGGTTTTGACCGGCTGGTTATGCTTATGGCCGGAAAGAAAACTATCCGGGACGTGATTGCCTTCCCCAAAACCCAAAGCGCCACCGACCTGATGACTCATGCGCCCGGGGAGGTTTCCCCGGAGCAGTTGAAGGAGCTGCACATCCGGGTTCACCTGCCGCCGGAAGTAAAAGTAAAGTAA
- the hisS gene encoding histidine--tRNA ligase codes for MLTTRPRGTSDILPGEVEKWQYLEQVIRQLCREYGYSEIRTPIFEHTELFERGVGETTDIVQKEMYTFRDRGGRSITLRPEGTAAVVRAYLENKLYAGPQPVKLYYIGPMFRYDRPQAGRYRQFHQFGVEVLGSHDPALDAEVVAMAMDLYSRLGLRELELHINSVGCPRCRPVLREKLQDFFRARLDRLCPNCRDRLERNPLRILDCKEESCREAGRGAPTSLDYLCPGCGDHFQAVLKHLDNLGVAYTVDRSLVRGLDYYTHTAFEIIARGIGAQNSIGGGGRYNGLVKDCGGSDIPGIGFALGLERILLTMEQQGVAFPRLPKLDVFLATADAAAQDRALVLVQKLRREGLAADRDYLGRSLKAQMKYAGKMEVGLVAILGSEELKRGVVALRDMATGNQEEVPLDRLVEEIKQRCSEVKLQYS; via the coding sequence ATGTTGACCACCCGACCCCGGGGGACCAGCGATATATTACCCGGTGAGGTTGAAAAGTGGCAGTATTTGGAGCAGGTGATCCGCCAACTTTGCCGGGAGTACGGGTATTCGGAGATCCGCACGCCCATTTTTGAGCATACGGAGCTTTTTGAGCGGGGTGTGGGTGAGACTACCGATATTGTTCAGAAGGAAATGTACACCTTCCGGGACCGGGGGGGACGCAGCATCACTTTAAGGCCCGAAGGCACCGCCGCGGTTGTGCGGGCCTACCTGGAAAACAAACTTTATGCCGGCCCCCAGCCGGTAAAGCTCTACTACATCGGTCCCATGTTTCGCTATGACCGCCCCCAGGCCGGGCGTTACCGACAGTTCCACCAGTTCGGGGTGGAGGTTTTGGGCTCCCACGACCCGGCGCTGGATGCCGAGGTGGTGGCCATGGCCATGGACCTTTATTCCCGGTTGGGTTTAAGGGAACTGGAACTGCATATCAACAGTGTAGGTTGCCCCCGCTGCCGGCCGGTGCTGCGGGAAAAACTGCAGGATTTTTTCCGGGCCCGGCTGGACAGGCTGTGTCCCAATTGCCGGGACCGGCTGGAGCGCAATCCCCTGCGCATCCTTGACTGCAAGGAGGAAAGCTGCCGTGAGGCAGGCCGGGGAGCTCCCACTTCCCTGGACTATCTCTGCCCGGGGTGCGGCGATCATTTTCAGGCAGTATTAAAGCACCTGGACAATCTGGGGGTTGCCTACACGGTGGACCGCAGCCTGGTGCGTGGGCTGGACTATTATACCCATACGGCTTTTGAGATTATCGCCCGGGGCATTGGGGCCCAGAACTCCATTGGCGGCGGGGGACGCTATAACGGTCTTGTGAAAGACTGCGGCGGCTCCGACATCCCCGGGATTGGCTTTGCCCTGGGCCTGGAGCGCATCCTTCTCACCATGGAGCAGCAGGGCGTCGCCTTTCCCCGGCTCCCGAAACTCGACGTTTTCCTGGCTACGGCCGACGCGGCGGCTCAGGACCGGGCTCTGGTGCTGGTTCAGAAACTGCGGCGGGAAGGGCTGGCTGCCGACAGGGATTACCTGGGGCGGAGCTTAAAAGCCCAGATGAAATATGCCGGCAAAATGGAGGTCGGTCTGGTGGCCATCCTGGGGAGCGAGGAGCTGAAGCGCGGAGTGGTCGCCCTGCGGGATATGGCTACGGGCAACCAGGAAGAGGTGCCCCTGGACCGCCTGGTGGAAGAGATCAAACAACGTTGTTCTGAAGTCAAGTTACAGTATAGCTAA
- a CDS encoding AAA family ATPase, with protein sequence MRSLAQKMIAVYGAREGSGKTVVARELAGAFHLRGKRTLLVDMVLGDGQVTRALGLSPEPNLGQWLQEIDRRINSGLPYFELRFSPEEITSYIQRHYTGLDVLATSPVDFPGQAAGMVEVVVTHLRSLPYEVVIFDTRSGVREYILRILSMVDVILLVEDGYHYHIQHVAEVLERLREAGVKTDHFQLVYNRMPSVVDESPGEAAADLRLPLAGVLPEHPELRQQRGGTKILSHEVVDHYTHAMNDLIERLE encoded by the coding sequence GTGCGGTCGTTGGCGCAAAAAATGATTGCCGTATACGGCGCTAGAGAAGGAAGTGGCAAAACCGTGGTGGCCCGGGAGCTGGCCGGGGCTTTTCACCTGCGGGGGAAGAGAACCCTGCTGGTGGATATGGTTCTGGGGGACGGTCAGGTGACCCGGGCTCTGGGACTGTCACCCGAGCCAAACCTGGGCCAGTGGCTCCAGGAAATTGACAGGCGAATAAACAGCGGCCTTCCCTATTTTGAACTGCGTTTTTCTCCGGAGGAGATAACTTCTTATATCCAGCGCCACTATACCGGGCTGGACGTTCTGGCCACCAGCCCCGTGGATTTTCCTGGACAGGCGGCGGGAATGGTGGAAGTAGTGGTCACCCACCTGAGAAGCCTGCCCTATGAAGTGGTTATTTTTGATACCCGTTCGGGCGTCCGGGAGTACATTTTGCGTATTTTGTCCATGGTGGATGTAATTCTTCTGGTGGAAGACGGCTATCACTATCATATTCAGCATGTGGCTGAAGTTCTGGAGCGCCTGCGGGAAGCCGGCGTGAAGACAGATCATTTTCAGCTTGTGTATAACCGCATGCCTTCCGTGGTGGACGAATCTCCCGGGGAAGCGGCTGCCGATTTAAGGCTGCCCCTGGCGGGCGTGTTGCCCGAACATCCGGAACTACGCCAGCAGCGCGGTGGTACTAAGATTTTATCCCATGAAGTTGTGGATCACTATACTCATGCGATGAACGACTTAATTGAGCGTCTGGAGTAG
- a CDS encoding DUF896 domain-containing protein: protein MITRELVDRINFLARKQRTEGLNEAEKEEQRQLRERYLAGIRAQVIQSLEAAGFKPRTASHRPLTGEVRWISRKGGRRCSCGAGHPKHHDH, encoded by the coding sequence ATGATTACCAGGGAACTGGTGGACAGGATTAATTTTCTGGCCCGCAAGCAACGCACCGAGGGGCTGAACGAAGCGGAAAAGGAAGAGCAAAGGCAGTTGCGGGAACGCTATCTGGCCGGTATCCGGGCACAGGTGATTCAATCCCTGGAGGCCGCAGGTTTTAAACCCCGCACAGCCAGCCACCGCCCTTTAACGGGAGAGGTCCGCTGGATCTCCCGAAAAGGCGGCCGGCGCTGCAGCTGTGGCGCCGGCCACCCGAAACATCACGACCATTAG
- the acsA gene encoding acetate--CoA ligase codes for MKGKIIPARPGEHNLKDYVRAREEFDFASVEPEFSWFTTKRVNIVYEAVDRQVEEKGLEHQVALYFESGERREEYTFSRLQREAARFAAVLKKYGLQKGDRLGIFMPRSPELYISFLGAARLGVVVVPLFEAFMAEALKDRLGDCEAVAVVTTPELYPRLPLAQLPALKHVFVVGENVPAGTVDWHKEMSLVTETPPMEWVGREHPLFILYASGADGKARGLVHVHNIMVGLLITARWVHDLRAGDVYWCTADPGWVTGIAYGFLAPWLLGIPVVVRGGRFNAEDWCATLAKYRVSVWYSAPTAFRMIMSGGDELLSRYDLSRLRHILSVGEPLTEEVMEWSLEKLGQPIYDTWWMSETGMNMICNYRCMPIKLGSIGLPFPGVEAAVVDDEGRELPPGKIGNLAIRAGWPAQFRAVWNDQARYGEYFRRKPWFISGDAAYRDEDGYFYFQGRLDGVINTSGERVGPAEVESKLEEHPAVARAGVAGKPDKLRGEIVKAFIVLNPGYTWSTELAAELREFVKTGLAAHAAPREFEVKESIPLTRDGRVDRRVLREWVLGLNDG; via the coding sequence ATGAAAGGGAAAATCATTCCCGCCCGGCCGGGTGAACACAATTTGAAAGATTACGTGCGGGCGCGGGAAGAGTTTGACTTTGCCAGTGTGGAGCCGGAGTTTAGCTGGTTTACTACAAAACGGGTGAATATTGTTTATGAGGCCGTGGACCGGCAGGTAGAAGAAAAGGGGTTGGAGCACCAGGTTGCCCTTTATTTCGAATCGGGAGAAAGACGGGAAGAGTATACTTTCAGCCGCTTGCAGAGGGAGGCGGCCCGGTTTGCCGCGGTGTTAAAAAAATACGGCCTGCAAAAGGGTGACCGGCTGGGTATTTTTATGCCCCGCAGTCCGGAGCTCTATATCAGCTTTTTGGGGGCCGCCCGGCTGGGCGTGGTGGTTGTGCCCCTCTTTGAGGCATTTATGGCTGAAGCCCTGAAGGACCGCCTGGGGGACTGCGAGGCGGTGGCCGTGGTAACTACACCCGAACTTTATCCCCGCCTGCCCCTGGCACAATTGCCGGCTTTAAAGCACGTTTTTGTGGTGGGGGAAAACGTCCCGGCCGGTACGGTGGACTGGCACAAGGAGATGTCCCTGGTCACGGAAACGCCCCCCATGGAGTGGGTGGGCCGGGAGCATCCTTTATTTATCCTGTATGCTTCCGGCGCCGACGGCAAGGCCCGGGGACTGGTACACGTGCACAACATCATGGTCGGCCTGTTGATCACCGCCCGCTGGGTGCACGACCTGCGGGCCGGCGACGTTTACTGGTGCACCGCCGACCCGGGCTGGGTCACCGGCATTGCCTACGGTTTTCTGGCTCCCTGGCTGCTGGGGATTCCGGTGGTGGTGCGGGGGGGCCGGTTTAATGCCGAAGACTGGTGCGCTACCCTGGCCAAATACCGGGTATCGGTGTGGTACAGCGCCCCCACGGCTTTCCGCATGATCATGTCCGGCGGCGATGAGCTTTTGTCCCGGTACGATTTAAGCCGCCTGCGTCACATCCTGAGTGTTGGTGAACCCCTCACCGAAGAAGTCATGGAGTGGAGCCTGGAAAAACTGGGGCAGCCCATCTACGATACCTGGTGGATGAGCGAAACGGGCATGAACATGATTTGCAATTACCGCTGCATGCCCATCAAGCTGGGTTCCATTGGCCTTCCCTTCCCGGGAGTCGAAGCGGCCGTAGTGGATGATGAAGGCCGGGAATTACCCCCGGGCAAGATCGGCAACCTGGCCATTCGTGCCGGATGGCCGGCCCAGTTCCGGGCGGTGTGGAACGACCAGGCGCGTTACGGGGAATATTTCCGTCGCAAACCCTGGTTTATTTCCGGTGACGCCGCATACAGAGATGAAGATGGCTACTTCTATTTCCAGGGGCGCCTGGACGGTGTAATTAATACCTCCGGTGAGCGGGTAGGCCCCGCGGAGGTGGAAAGCAAACTGGAGGAACACCCGGCAGTGGCCCGGGCCGGGGTAGCCGGAAAGCCCGACAAATTGCGGGGGGAAATAGTCAAGGCCTTTATTGTCCTCAATCCCGGTTATACCTGGTCCACTGAGCTGGCTGCGGAACTGCGTGAGTTTGTCAAGACGGGCCTGGCAGCCCACGCCGCCCCCCGGGAGTTTGAAGTTAAGGAATCCATCCCCCTGACCAGGGACGGGCGGGTGGACCGCCGGGTGCTGCGGGAGTGGGTTTTAGGTTTGAATGACGGGTAA